The Macellibacteroides fermentans genome includes the window AGCTGCGAGTACCTTCCTTTATTTTGCAGAACTAAACTGCAGCATAAAGGAAGGAATCAAATATCAGCTGGCAGGACAATCCTTTTTGAGTAAATCAATCCATTTATCAATTCTACCGTTGGTGAGGGTGCTTTCATTTGTTTCATCCAGAACCAGACCTACAAACTTCCCGTCCACAACCGATTCGGAATCTTCAAACTCATACTCTTCCGGATCGCTCCATCCATAAAATGTAACGCCGCTGCCCTGTAATTCGCGATAGAGTATACCCATACCACTGCAGAAAGAGTCGCTGAATGATCCCGAATCACCCAATCCGAATAAAGCTACTGCCTTGCCCGAGAGATCCAGTTTTTTTACTTTACCGATGGCATTATCCCAATCATCCTGCAGATCGCCGCTACCCCAGGTGGAAGTACCCAATATCAACAAATCGTATTGAGTCAACACATTCAGATCCACCGATGAGATATCGTATACATGCTCGCTGCCCAAACCGAGTTTCTCAGCAATTCGTTCGGCAATTTCGCCGGTTGTTCCTGTTCCGGAACCATAAAATATACCTATTTTTTTCATACGGAGTTAATTTAAAAATGTAAACATGTAAGCTTTGTAAGACTACAATCTTGTTATTTCACAAAGATAGCAGACAGGCAAAGACTATAAAATCCCTATTTATAGGTATACTTTGGTTGTAAAATCATTATATGTAGGTATGAGCTGCGGGCAAGTTAGAGCGACAACCTGTCCTTTAGCAACTTATAACCGGCACTGCTGGCTCGCAGGCATTTACCGTTTTTCAGCAAAACATGGTAGCTCTCTTTTCCATATAATTCGACCCTGAGAATCTGTTCCACATTGATAATGTACGATCTGTGGATGCGAACAAACCGATGAGGAGGTAAACACATCTCGAAATACTTCATCGTCTGCTCTTTAAGGTATTGCCCGCTTGCGGAGAAAAGCATCACATAATCACCTTCCGCCTGCAGGTATAAAAGCTCGTCCAATCGTACGATATGAATTTTTGTTCCGGATTTAACCGCAATATGATCTGTAATCTCATTCTTCTGCAGGGATTCCTTCGGTTCTTCATTATCAGGTAATCCAGACGGTTCTGTAGTTGTCTGACAATTTACTTCAATGGAATCATTTACATCCTTTAGTTTGCATAACCGGTACCACTGCAACAAGATAACCCAACATAAAATGCCCAGAAGAACCCTGATGGGTAGGGTTCGAATGAAGTAATGGTCTATTTGTCCGTCGGCATAATCAAAGAAATAGAGACTGGCAAAAGAAAGAGACAGCCAAAGTCCCAGTGTTAAAAAAGCAACCAGCGCTTCAAGTAAAGGAGCCCTTGTTACATCAACCATGTACCATAGCAGATATCCCAGACAGGCAAAAAGAAAAACAGAAAACAAACTGTCGGCCGTAATCACATTGAATGGCATATCTACATATAGATACAACAAGATCCATTGATTGGTTACGGCCAACAAAGTAAGCAGACTGATCGATACTTTTTCTTTCTTTGAAGCAAGAAATGGATGCATGGTACGAGCGTCTTATTATTTGATCTCTAAACTTCCAAACGTAACCGTACCCTTTATAACCAATGTCCGATCCGAATTAGCACTTCCGTGGTCCATCCGTTTATCATCCGAAGAACCCAGAAAAGGATGTGCTTCGTTCCGGATATTCCACTCACCCGGAATATATAATTCGATGCTTCCAAAGTAACAATTCACATCCAGCACCGTGGTGCCCAAAGGAAGAGAGGTCTTTCTGAAATCAATACGGGTGGCTCCAAAACCATTTTCAACGTATCCGCCGTTAAAAACAGGATCCAGTACAATCCGTTTTACATCGCCAAAGGTGTTCCGTGAATCCACATAACCGCCGGAATTTTCGTTGACTGTTGTGAATTTGTTCCTGTGGTAATATTCGGAATCCTTGCTGCCTCTTTTAATAAGTATGCCAACCCCTATAATCACAAATATTATCGGCCAGAAGGTGAACATGAAGCCGGATGAAAGCATTCCTATTTTTTCTGCCCAGAAGGCCGTTCCAAGAAAAAGGACTACCAATCCGCCGGGATAATTTTTATTGGCTAATAAAAATATTCCGATTACAACCATCAGCGTTTGCCACGAAATAAACATTCCGAACAGCGTATTATCAATCATATTCAGATTTCTGAAAAGAAAAAGAATACCACCTATTATAAATAAAACGGGTAGGAGAACAGATTTGGGCATTCCGGGTTTGGGCTGTTCCGAGCGCTCGGAATCTTTGCGGTCTTGAGGAGGATTAATAATTTCCATATTTTTTAGTATTAAAATGAATATACCACAAAACTATATGGTATCTTTTGCTATATCAATAGTAAATAGGTAATTAGCTGCAAAAAAGCGATGAATAGCCGAAAAAAGCCGACAAACAAAGCTCAATTGCAAAGATAATAAAATACACGAAGGTATATTATGAAGCTGCTACTAATCCATACCGATCTAATATAAATCAAAAAAGGCTTTTGCATAAAGGCTAAATTCAATTAATTTTATAACCAAAACCGGAGCAGATTTCCGGATATCATATTATTAATATAAAAGTACAAATGAAAAAAGTAATCATAATAGGGGCTACATCGGGTATTGGATACGAACTTGCCAAAGGATATGTAAAGAAGGGTTGGCGGGTAGGTGTGGCCGGGCGACGTATTGAAACGTTGGAGATCTTCAAATCTTCGGCCCCCGACCAGATTGAGATTGAACAGATAGATGTTACGGAAACAGATTCTCCGCAACAACTGCAGAGGCTTATTGATAAAGTGGGAGGGATGGATCTGTTTATCCTGAGTGCGGGGGTAGGGAACCAGAACCGGAAATTGAATCCGGATATTGAGCTTGCCACGGCCCAGACCAATGTGGTTGGCTTTATACGTATGGTAACTTTTGCATATCAGTATTTTAAAGAACAGCGCAAAGGGCACCTGGCTGTTATCAGTTCCATTGCCGGTACCAAAGGATTGGGGGTGGCCCCTGCCTATTCGGCCACTAAAGGATTTCAGAATCTGTATATAGATGCACTTGCCCAACTTGCACACATGGAAAAGCAGCCAGTCGTCTTTACGGATATCCGCCCCGGATTTGTTGAAACGGCCTTACTTAAAACGGGTACCTATCCCATGTTGATGAAACCGGACAGTGTAGCCCGCAAGATCATGAAATCGATCAAACGTAAAGAACGTGTGGTTGTAATTGATAAACGTTATGCGATAATTGTCTTTTTCTGGAGACTTATTCCCCGATGGATATGGGAGCGCATTTCTATAAGCAATAAATAGGTTACCGAAGGAAAATCCCGACACTTTTCAACAACCAACACAGACCTTCAGGAAGCGGCAGCATCCTCTAAAATATCATTTTATTATACTATTTTGATATTATTTGCATTGTATTGAGTTAATATCTACATTTGAGCAAACCATATCACGAAAACCATATTAAAATAGAACATATGAAACTAAATTATGAGGTACGCTACGCCGCGCACCCTGACGATGCCAAAAGCTACGACACAACACGGTTGAGAAAAGACTTCCTTATCAGCAATCTGATGGTTGCCGACGAAATTAATTTGGTCTACACTATGTACGACCGACTGATTGTTGGAGGTGCTGTTCCAGTATCCGAAACGATGGAATTAACAGCTATTGATCCCTTACGCGCTCCCTTCTTTTTGTGGCGCCGTGAGCTTGGTATTATCAATGTAGGAGGTTCTGGTTTTGTAGAGGTAGACGGACAAACGTTCGAACTTGATTATAAAGAGGCTTTGTATTTGGGAAAAGGCGATAGAAACGTACGATTCAGCAGCAAGGACAGTGCCAATCCGGCGCACTTTTACTTTAATTCGGCTCCGGCGCATTGTACGTATCCCGACAAGAAGATTACCAAAGCCGAAGCGAATATCCTCGAACTGGGTAGCCTGGAAGGTTCTAACCACCGTGTGATAAACCGCATGATTGTACAACAGGTTCTTCCAACCTGCCAGCTTCAGATGGGGATGACCGAACTTAAGCCAGGTAGTGTTTGGAATACAATGCCGGCACATACACACCCCCGTCGTATGGAGGCTTATTTCTACTTTGAAGTGCCTTCAAGTCAGGCTGTCTGTCATTTTATGGGCGAGACCGACGAAACACGCCATATCTGGATGAAGAATGAAGAGGCGGTGATTTCGCCTGTATGGTCGATTCACTCGGCTTGTGCAACCAGCAACTATACTTTTATCTGGGGTATGGCCGGTGAGAATCTGGATTACGGCGATATGGATGGTTGTGCTACCGAAGATCTTAAATAATCAGACTATACCATGAATACACAAAATGAAAAAATGACAAACTACCGTTGGGTGATTTGCAGCATGTTGTTTTTTGCCACAACGGTAAACTATATGGACCGACAAGTACTTTCCCTGACCTGGAAAGATTTTATCGCTCCGGAATTTCATTGGACAAATGCCGATTACGGAAATATTACGGCCACATTTTCAATTATTTATGCGCTTGCCATGCTTTTTGCCGGTAAGTTTGTGGATTGGATGGACACCAAAAAAGGATATTTATGGTCCATCGGCGTTTGGTCTTTCGGTGCCTGTTTGCATGCTCTTTGCGGCATCGGTACCGAATGGGTGGTAGGATTAGATAGTGCCGAGGCATTACGTATTGCAGAGGGAGCCGACTTAGTGGCAAAGATTGCATCCATCAGTGTTACCTTCTTTATCATCGCCCGCTTTGTTTTGGCAGTAGGTGAGGCCGGAAACTTCCCTGCAGCAATTAAGGCTACTGCCGAATTCTTTCCGAAGAAAGACCGTGCTTTCGCTACCAGCATTTTTAATGCCGGGGCAACTGTGGGAGCTTTGGCCGCACCGGTTAGTATTCCCTTCATTGCCGCAAGTTTCGGCTGGGAGCTGGCATTCCTTATCATTGGGGCTTTAGGTTTCGTATGGATGGGTTTTTGGGTATTTATTTATAAAAAACCCGAGGCTCACCCCAGAGTAAATGCTTCGGAATTAACCTATATCCGTCAGGATAACGACCACGAACCCGCAGGAACTACAGAGGCTCCGGCCAAGAAAATGCCTTTTATGCAATGCTTTACATATAAACAAACCTGGGCTTTTGCATTTGGTAAATTTATGACGGATGGCGTTTGGTGGTTTTTCCTTTTCTGGACTCCGGCTTACTTAAGCTCGGTATACGGACTGGACTCCACGCAAAGTGCACCTCAGATATTTGTTCTCTACCTCATTACCCTGCTGTCTATCGTAGGTGGATGGTTGCCAACCTACTTTGTAGAAAAGAAGGGGATGCATCCCTATGCCGGACGTATGCGTTCAATGCTCATCTTCGCCTTTTTCCCTTTATTGGCATTGCTCGCACAGCCTTTGGGGGGGATGACCGAGGAGTTTGGCGCTTTGGCAGTCTGGTTTCCTGTGGTGATTATCGGTATCGCCGGAGCGGCCCATCAGGCCTGGTCGGCCAACATATTCTCTACCGTAGGTGATATGTTTCCCCGTTCGGCTATCGCTACCGTTACCGGTATCGGAGGAATGGCCGGTGGTGTTGGAGCATTTGTCATCAACATGAGTTCGGGGGTATTATTTGACCATGCCACAAATACTCAGATGCAATTTATGGGTTTTAAAGGAATTGAAGCAGGTTACTTCATCATCTTTTCTATTTGTGCTGTATCCTATCTGATCGGATGGGTAGTAATGAAAATGCTTGTTCCAACCTATAAAAAGATTAACTTATAATTAAACGTAAAAACTATGGTAAATTTTTCATTAGAAGGTAAGGTGGCACTTGTTACAGGAGCTTCTTACGGTATAGGATTTGCATTGGCTATGGCCTATGCTCAGGCTGGCGCAACCGTTGTATTTAACGATATCAAACAGGAGTTGGTGGATAAAGGTCTTGCCGCCTACGAAGCCGAAGGAGTAAAAGCACATGGATATGTATGCGATGTAACCAACGAGGACCAGGTTAATAACATGGTTGCACAGATTGAAAAGGAGGTTGGAGTGATTGATATTCTGGTGAATAATGCCGGAATCATTAAACGTATTCCCATGCATGAGATGACTGCTGCAGAGTTTCGCCAGGTAATCGATATTGATTTGAACGGACCGTTTATCGTGGCTAAGGCTGTTATTCCTTCCATGATTAAGAAAGGACACGGTAAAATTATAAATATATGCTCGATGATGAGTGAGCTGGGCCGCGAAACGGTATCTGCCTATTCTGCAGCAAAGGGGGGACTTAAAATGCTTACCCGCAATATCGCGTCCGAATATGGCGAACACAATATACAATGTAACGGATTGGGACCGGGTTATATTGCCACTCCGCAAACTGCTCCGCTACGTGAACCGCAGGCAGATGGAAGCAGACATCCGTTCGATTCTTTTATCATCGCCAAAACTCCTGCAGCCCGTTGGGGAACACCCGAAGACCTTGCCGGTCCGGCTGTATTCCTGGCATCGGATGCTTCCAACTTCGTAAATGGTCATATTCTTTACGTAGACGGTGGAATATTGGCTTACATCGGAAAACAACCCAATTAAATTGCGTATGAAGCTTATTCTTAGTTTTTTATGTGCAGCCATTCTGTTTGGCTGCACTTCAAATAAAATAGCTACGCTTGCCGTACAGAATGTTTCTACCGAACCGCGCGAGAACGAGATGGTGGAAATTAATGTGGATCCACAGTGGACAACCGCTCCCTTTATTCTGACCGATTCAACGGGAAAGGAGATTCCTTATCAGCTTACCTATAATAATAAGCTGATATTTCAGGCCAGTGTACCAGCTTGCAGCGAGGCGCGCTACCAATTAAAAGCAGGTGTACCCCAGAAGGTGGATACCATCGTAACAGGAAATCAATATCCCGAACGGGTTGATGATATTGCCTGGGAGAATGACCGTATCGCTTTTCGTACCTACGGCCCGGCTTTGCAGGCCAGCGGCGAAAAGGCCTACGGCTATGATGTCTGGGCAAAACGTGTGTCGCATCCCGTTGTGGCCGAACGTTACCGATTGGAATTAAAAGAAGGAATAACCTATCATAAGGATAATGGCAACGGCTGCGATTTCTACAAAGTAGGTCCTACGTTAGGAGCAGGAACTGCAGCACTCATGGTTGCTGATACGTTGGTGTATCCCTATTGTTATGATACGTACGAGATACTGGATAACGGTCCGCTACGTTTTACCGTAAAACTTACCTACCATCCGCTTAAGATTAATACAGATACCGCTGTTGTTGAAACACGATTGCTATCGTTGGATGCCGGAGCACAGTTAAACAGGGTAATTGTTTCGTACCATGGTCTGTCGGCCGCCACTCCACTGGCTGCAGGTATTGTTTTACATGATACGACAACAAATTTTCAAGCTGATGCAGATAGGGGGTATATTGCCTATGCCGATCCGGTGGATCGTGATAACGGACAGCTTTATCTGGCAGCTATTTTACCGGGCGGAGAGGTTAAGTCGGCACAACCAGTCTACTTTTCTGCCCAAGAGCAAAAGACGCGGGGAGCCAACGGCCATTTGTTAGCATGTACTACTTACCAGCCAGACAGTAGCTTTACATACTATTGGGGTGCCGGATGGAGTAAATGGGGCTTTGCCACACAAGATGATTGGTTTAATTTTGTGAGAAAAGAATCCGCAAAGAAGGCCGAACCTATGATGGTGATAGTCGTAGAGTAATAAACAAATAGTTATAGTTAGAACATGTTATCTTCTGAAGCATTGCAGAGGATAACATGTTTTGTTTTTTTATTCTGTTTATTCGAATCCTATTTGCTTCGTATTATAAATTAACTAACTTTGAAGCATTAACGAAATCTACAGGTTATGAAAAACTATTTTCCCTTTCTTTTACTGATCTTCTTTACTCTCTGCGCCTTTGGTAAGGCTCCCAAAGAGGGCCTTTTATGGAAAATTTCGGGCAACGGCTTAACCCAACCCTCTTATCTATTTGGTACATGGCACGGAGATACCGAGCTCCGCAATCAGTCTTTTCTTGACAGTGTGCCCGGTTTTCATGCCTCTTTTCGCTCCGTAAAGCAGTTCATGTGCGAAAAAACATTAACTGGGGCATCAAAATCCACAAATTCTTCTCAAGATAAACTTAGGGCAGTGATGTTGTTGCCTAAGGATACCACTTATAGCGATCTGCTGGATAAGTCACAAATAAGTATACTCGATACCTTTTTAACAAAGAAATTAAAGGTAACTTCAGACAAAATGAACCTGCGTCCCAACGCCTTGTCTTATATTTTAACTCAGATGATATCTGAAGATACGGTTAGAAGCCGGATCCGGCAGAAGGTGATGATTCTTGAAAGTTCAACCCGTCTTCCTGATTCGGTTGTAATTGCCAGAAGAAAACAACTTTATAGTGAACAGGATATTATGGATTATGCCTTGCTTAAAAAAGCAGAAGCAAAGGGAATGGAAGTAGTAGGACTGGATGAGCTTATCGAATATCAGCCTATTATGCTATTTACTACTGATGCAACATTAAAACAACAAGCCGATTCCCTTGTTCGATTCATAAATCGTTCGGGCTTTGATCATTTGGTTGATTCCATGAATCTTTTAACTAGTGCTCTTCGAGACGTTTACCGAGAACAGAACATCCACAAACTAAAAGATGAAAAACAGAAACTGATGGATGGAATTGTTAAAATGGATACATGGACAAAAAATAAAATGGACGAAATGACACAATCATTGGTCTCAGATAGAAACAGAGATTGGATGAAACACATTCTAACATACATTAAGAATAAATCTACCTTTATTGCTGTGGGAGCGTTACACCTTCCCGGAGAAGACGGACTTATCCAATTACTTCGTGATGCCGGATATACGGTGGAACCCATGTAGAAGATTTATTCCTAAGCAGTGCTTTATTTAAATCCCTTAAGGGAAGTAATAGGTTTACTACGATGATCTAATCTTTTGTTAACGAATACTTATTCGTTTGACAGCTGTTAAACGCAAGTTCAACAGCTGTGTACTTTGCGTTCAACAGCTGTCAAACGCAAAGTACACAATTGTTGAACGAATAGTTCTCCTAATAGAAGAAAATAGAAGTCTTAATAGAAGGAGCTAATTGATAGGGAGAAATTTTTAGTTGCTCACTATTAAAGCTTTAAAAGTGGTGGTGTTTTGCAAAATCAGCTCTAATTCCGTGATCGGGGGGATGTGACAGATGGCACACGCTGACAGATGTAAAAATGCCATATATCATTTTATATATCTTTGTTAACCAGCTGTTTGGGTGGTAAAAATGATAGATGACAGTTTGTTTTGCAATAAATTAGTTTTGAAGCTGAGAAGTTTGTAATTTTCTATTTCTGCATCTCCGGCGAATAGATCAGCCCCTCTATGGCATCTTTACCATCGGGGGTAACAAGTGCAAACGCGAATCCCCAGCGGATTAATCTGACTTCCTGAGTTGTAAATGCTCCCACAGGGAGTTTTACGAATACGGTGTTCCATCCTTTCTTCAACGCAACGGGAATCGGTGCACGTGCGACCATGTTCTCGTTTTTAAGAGATATTTCCTGATTGCGCACGGTATGGGTGTTTTCCCAAACAGGAGGTGCAATTTCAGCATCGTTGATCCAGATTCGGCTCTCTTTATTATCCCACTTACCCTGGCGAGGTGCAAGATCGGGCTCGGAACGGCTGTAATTCTGAAATTCAATCCAGGCTCCAACCTTTTGTGCTTTGGGTGAATAGATATAGGTGTAAGCGTAGGCTGTAGAGTTGGGTTGTGGATTCTTAAACAATCCAGATACAATGGGGTCCCAAACGTGACGTAAGCAGATGCCGGATCCGTACACGGTCCGGGTGTTATAGCTTTTCCCTTCGTATGAATATGTGTCGGACAACTGATTCTCCGGAGGGAAGGAGGCCGTAAGATTGCCGGAATTTGGAAATGCGTCTGTAACTTTCCAACTGGCATCCACCTGTTTTACATAGGCAATGGGTTCGTTTTTCAGATAATTGTTCTTGTGGAAAAGAAGTCTCCGTTCAAAGTCGGGGAAATCTGATTGCGAAGGGTTCAGTTGAACGCCATTTTCCTGTATATATTTATCTCCTCCTCCTTTCCATGCACGTTCTGCAACGGCGAGCAGGGCAGGGTAGAAGTTGTTTTGTGTAAGCAGGGCATTATCATTTTCCATTATTCGATCGTTCCACATTCCCACGATCACACCCGCATATTGTTCGTTTCTTTTAGGCTGTCTTGCTATGTTGCTGTTATAGATGCCAACTAAATCGGAAAAGGTATCAAAATGGTTGATATAATGAAAACGTAAGTCGATTGCCGGTTTCCCGGGGAGTGGCCGGCCATGGTTGCTCCACATCATGATCATATCGATACCGTCGGAAGTATATTTGTATCCTGGATTCCATGAAATAACCTTTTTCCCTTTGCTGCGGATGTGGCTAACCATGTCCGGTACGAAGTTAGGCATGGTGATCTTTACCTCATCCGTGCCGATATGCATCCATTCCGAATCTTTAAATATATCGCATATTTCATTCATCAACTCTTTTAAAGTCTCCAATCCTTGCGGTGTTTGCATGGTATAGCCAAATGCCCGTGTAAAGGCCTCGCTATGCCCCGGCATATCTATTTCCGGGATTACGATAATGTTGTGTTGTTTAGCAAAGGCTACCAATTCTTTTGCCTGTTCAATGGTGTAATATTTGCCGGGATGACGCGTGTAGCTGGATGGTGCATTTAGCTGAGGAAAGCGTTTGCTTTCCAATCTCCAACCCTGGTTTTCGGTTAGATGCCAGTGAAATACGTTAACTTTATAACGGGATAAATTGACAATGTGCTTTTTTATCTCATCATAATTCATGTAGCTTCGCCCGATGTCGTGCATGTAGCCACGTATGGGAAAGGCCGGCCAGTCGGTAATGGTGCATGCCGGTATTTTCCCCTTATTACCTTCTGCCAGCTGATGGAGGGTCTGTACTGCCCAGTAAGCCCCTTGAAGCGTTGTGGCCTGAATTGTTAGTTGCGAGGGGTCAATGTTTAATGAATAAGCCTCTTCCTGAAATTCGCATCCATCCACTTTGTCGGTCAGCTTTATACGGATAACAGCTTTTGAGGGTTTTTCGGTAACATTTCCTCCATTCATGCCAATGAACCCTCCAATCTCTGATTTAATTGACGGATCACCAGATGTGGTGGGAGGAAGAATAAGTTGTATAGTGCGGTTCAGATTAAAAACACCCTTTCTCGTCACTATTTTTTGTGGTTGAGGTAACAGATTATCAATTCCCGCATATACCCCTTGCACTGTACACAATGCAATGAATAATAATATTATTAATTTTTTCATTTAAACAGTTCTTTTGTATGTTGAAGTTTATAAAATATATTTGTGTTTTACGCGTAAATTCCTGTTATGTGTGATTGAATCCGGTGGTTGATTTGAAATATTGTAAATAATAATTGCAAATATATATAATATTTATAATAACTGGAGCGGTTGGATAAAAATCGGTCTATTAGAATTTGAGCCTGAGATATAATAATTGTAGTATATTTGTACGAATATTTTACCGGATTGATAATGAATAAACAGCTCTATTTATTTATTTGCCTCCTTTTGTGCTTGTTGACGAATGCCCCTTCGGCGAGGTGTTCCGTTAATCAACAGGATACCAGGTATTATTTCCAGAGGTTGAATAGTAAAGAT containing:
- the fldA gene encoding flavodoxin FldA; the protein is MKKIGIFYGSGTGTTGEIAERIAEKLGLGSEHVYDISSVDLNVLTQYDLLILGTSTWGSGDLQDDWDNAIGKVKKLDLSGKAVALFGLGDSGSFSDSFCSGMGILYRELQGSGVTFYGWSDPEEYEFEDSESVVDGKFVGLVLDETNESTLTNGRIDKWIDLLKKDCPAS
- a CDS encoding LytR/AlgR family response regulator transcription factor, whose amino-acid sequence is MHPFLASKKEKVSISLLTLLAVTNQWILLYLYVDMPFNVITADSLFSVFLFACLGYLLWYMVDVTRAPLLEALVAFLTLGLWLSLSFASLYFFDYADGQIDHYFIRTLPIRVLLGILCWVILLQWYRLCKLKDVNDSIEVNCQTTTEPSGLPDNEEPKESLQKNEITDHIAVKSGTKIHIVRLDELLYLQAEGDYVMLFSASGQYLKEQTMKYFEMCLPPHRFVRIHRSYIINVEQILRVELYGKESYHVLLKNGKCLRASSAGYKLLKDRLSL
- a CDS encoding LiaF transmembrane domain-containing protein; this encodes MEIINPPQDRKDSERSEQPKPGMPKSVLLPVLFIIGGILFLFRNLNMIDNTLFGMFISWQTLMVVIGIFLLANKNYPGGLVVLFLGTAFWAEKIGMLSSGFMFTFWPIIFVIIGVGILIKRGSKDSEYYHRNKFTTVNENSGGYVDSRNTFGDVKRIVLDPVFNGGYVENGFGATRIDFRKTSLPLGTTVLDVNCYFGSIELYIPGEWNIRNEAHPFLGSSDDKRMDHGSANSDRTLVIKGTVTFGSLEIK
- a CDS encoding SDR family NAD(P)-dependent oxidoreductase; translated protein: MKKVIIIGATSGIGYELAKGYVKKGWRVGVAGRRIETLEIFKSSAPDQIEIEQIDVTETDSPQQLQRLIDKVGGMDLFILSAGVGNQNRKLNPDIELATAQTNVVGFIRMVTFAYQYFKEQRKGHLAVISSIAGTKGLGVAPAYSATKGFQNLYIDALAQLAHMEKQPVVFTDIRPGFVETALLKTGTYPMLMKPDSVARKIMKSIKRKERVVVIDKRYAIIVFFWRLIPRWIWERISISNK
- the kduI gene encoding 5-dehydro-4-deoxy-D-glucuronate isomerase, producing the protein MKLNYEVRYAAHPDDAKSYDTTRLRKDFLISNLMVADEINLVYTMYDRLIVGGAVPVSETMELTAIDPLRAPFFLWRRELGIINVGGSGFVEVDGQTFELDYKEALYLGKGDRNVRFSSKDSANPAHFYFNSAPAHCTYPDKKITKAEANILELGSLEGSNHRVINRMIVQQVLPTCQLQMGMTELKPGSVWNTMPAHTHPRRMEAYFYFEVPSSQAVCHFMGETDETRHIWMKNEEAVISPVWSIHSACATSNYTFIWGMAGENLDYGDMDGCATEDLK
- a CDS encoding MFS transporter; amino-acid sequence: MNTQNEKMTNYRWVICSMLFFATTVNYMDRQVLSLTWKDFIAPEFHWTNADYGNITATFSIIYALAMLFAGKFVDWMDTKKGYLWSIGVWSFGACLHALCGIGTEWVVGLDSAEALRIAEGADLVAKIASISVTFFIIARFVLAVGEAGNFPAAIKATAEFFPKKDRAFATSIFNAGATVGALAAPVSIPFIAASFGWELAFLIIGALGFVWMGFWVFIYKKPEAHPRVNASELTYIRQDNDHEPAGTTEAPAKKMPFMQCFTYKQTWAFAFGKFMTDGVWWFFLFWTPAYLSSVYGLDSTQSAPQIFVLYLITLLSIVGGWLPTYFVEKKGMHPYAGRMRSMLIFAFFPLLALLAQPLGGMTEEFGALAVWFPVVIIGIAGAAHQAWSANIFSTVGDMFPRSAIATVTGIGGMAGGVGAFVINMSSGVLFDHATNTQMQFMGFKGIEAGYFIIFSICAVSYLIGWVVMKMLVPTYKKINL
- a CDS encoding gluconate 5-dehydrogenase encodes the protein MVNFSLEGKVALVTGASYGIGFALAMAYAQAGATVVFNDIKQELVDKGLAAYEAEGVKAHGYVCDVTNEDQVNNMVAQIEKEVGVIDILVNNAGIIKRIPMHEMTAAEFRQVIDIDLNGPFIVAKAVIPSMIKKGHGKIINICSMMSELGRETVSAYSAAKGGLKMLTRNIASEYGEHNIQCNGLGPGYIATPQTAPLREPQADGSRHPFDSFIIAKTPAARWGTPEDLAGPAVFLASDASNFVNGHILYVDGGILAYIGKQPN
- a CDS encoding DUF4861 domain-containing protein, yielding MKLILSFLCAAILFGCTSNKIATLAVQNVSTEPRENEMVEINVDPQWTTAPFILTDSTGKEIPYQLTYNNKLIFQASVPACSEARYQLKAGVPQKVDTIVTGNQYPERVDDIAWENDRIAFRTYGPALQASGEKAYGYDVWAKRVSHPVVAERYRLELKEGITYHKDNGNGCDFYKVGPTLGAGTAALMVADTLVYPYCYDTYEILDNGPLRFTVKLTYHPLKINTDTAVVETRLLSLDAGAQLNRVIVSYHGLSAATPLAAGIVLHDTTTNFQADADRGYIAYADPVDRDNGQLYLAAILPGGEVKSAQPVYFSAQEQKTRGANGHLLACTTYQPDSSFTYYWGAGWSKWGFATQDDWFNFVRKESAKKAEPMMVIVVE
- a CDS encoding TraB/GumN family protein; translation: MKNYFPFLLLIFFTLCAFGKAPKEGLLWKISGNGLTQPSYLFGTWHGDTELRNQSFLDSVPGFHASFRSVKQFMCEKTLTGASKSTNSSQDKLRAVMLLPKDTTYSDLLDKSQISILDTFLTKKLKVTSDKMNLRPNALSYILTQMISEDTVRSRIRQKVMILESSTRLPDSVVIARRKQLYSEQDIMDYALLKKAEAKGMEVVGLDELIEYQPIMLFTTDATLKQQADSLVRFINRSGFDHLVDSMNLLTSALRDVYREQNIHKLKDEKQKLMDGIVKMDTWTKNKMDEMTQSLVSDRNRDWMKHILTYIKNKSTFIAVGALHLPGEDGLIQLLRDAGYTVEPM
- a CDS encoding beta-N-acetylhexosaminidase — translated: MKKLIILLFIALCTVQGVYAGIDNLLPQPQKIVTRKGVFNLNRTIQLILPPTTSGDPSIKSEIGGFIGMNGGNVTEKPSKAVIRIKLTDKVDGCEFQEEAYSLNIDPSQLTIQATTLQGAYWAVQTLHQLAEGNKGKIPACTITDWPAFPIRGYMHDIGRSYMNYDEIKKHIVNLSRYKVNVFHWHLTENQGWRLESKRFPQLNAPSSYTRHPGKYYTIEQAKELVAFAKQHNIIVIPEIDMPGHSEAFTRAFGYTMQTPQGLETLKELMNEICDIFKDSEWMHIGTDEVKITMPNFVPDMVSHIRSKGKKVISWNPGYKYTSDGIDMIMMWSNHGRPLPGKPAIDLRFHYINHFDTFSDLVGIYNSNIARQPKRNEQYAGVIVGMWNDRIMENDNALLTQNNFYPALLAVAERAWKGGGDKYIQENGVQLNPSQSDFPDFERRLLFHKNNYLKNEPIAYVKQVDASWKVTDAFPNSGNLTASFPPENQLSDTYSYEGKSYNTRTVYGSGICLRHVWDPIVSGLFKNPQPNSTAYAYTYIYSPKAQKVGAWIEFQNYSRSEPDLAPRQGKWDNKESRIWINDAEIAPPVWENTHTVRNQEISLKNENMVARAPIPVALKKGWNTVFVKLPVGAFTTQEVRLIRWGFAFALVTPDGKDAIEGLIYSPEMQK